TGTGTAGCCTGTACAGTGCACAAACAAATCATTTCTCGAGAGACTCTGTACATGTGGGTGTTTGCCTTTCCAGACTGGCCAAGCACATGTGGGAAACCAGCCATTCCTCCTGCTGTTGTGTCACGTATTGTGAATGGAGAGCCAGCCACACCGCACTCCTGGCCCTGGCAAGTGTCCATGCAGGTGAGAATCTCCATGTGTCAGTGAGGAAAATTCACAGaaagatgaaaacaaactgCATCAAAAAGCCTCACGAGTACAAAACCTGTGCAGTTACAGTTTCCTCACAATATGATATCAGTGTCCTTTTCTGTATCCTATATTAATTTTCTGACTGATTGTACAGATCTGAAGGCAAACTGAGCCATAACCCAATGCTGTTCATCACgtttaatcatcatcatcatgtttaGTGAGTTTCTTCTCTGCTTGTTTCAGGTCTGGCCAGCCAGTCAGCCAGAACCCACATTCTCCCATACCTGCGGTGGTACTCTTATTCATAAGAACTGGGTACTTACAGCAGCCCACTGCTTTATAAGGTACATGTTCAGTTTCCTCATCAATAAATACATGTACTATTTCTAGTAATgtgttccaaaaaaaaaaagtttttcaagtctttcatttacaaagaaatgacaTTTAAGTCTGGCTTTTATTGGATTTTATTTCTGCAAAAGTTTTCCTAAACTTCCTAGAAGCCCATTTGTGTGATCTCAGGAGGCAgttatcagtgtgtgtgtgtgtgtgtgtgtgtgtgtgtgtgtgtgcactgttaCCTCGGGCTTATTACAGTGTGGGAACAATGCCTTGTTAGAAATGCCTCAACGCTTTGGCTAATAGGCTACAGTGTTCTTTAGAAAGAGAGGCTGGTGCACCATGGAGCCTTTCgagtatacatatatatgataGATACATTTTTGTGGAACTAGAaatcccacagtccaaacagaTACAGCTTTATGTCACACGGTGCACTGACAGTGACAGGTACAGTGTAAAGCATTAGCATTAGTTCATCTGCTCATTTCCCACCTAGATACGCTGATGAGCTGGAGCGTTGGCGCATGTGCCTCGGCAAACACAACTTGACCTACACGGAGCCGAGTGAGCGATGCTTCGGCATATCTGGTATCTATCGCCACGAGGGCTTCAAGTACCCCACAGTGCCCTCGGTGGAGTTTGACATTGCCTTGGTCAGACTGGATGGAGAGGTGACACCCACTGATGAGATATCATTTGCTTGCCTTCCCTCTGAAGAGGAAGCCCTACCTGAGGGAAAGAAGTGCTACGCCACCGGCTGGGGGGATGAAACTGGTGCTGTttttgtcttgtcatgttcatTAGCGGCCTCTGATAAAATAATTGTAGCCTGATGTTTCAGAGCTGCGTTAAAGTgatatttatttacaaaaaactaGAACTGCATCACCTCAGAATTGTATATTTAGCATGCCCTCTGCTGGATTTAATGTGTAAATGCCTCTTTTTTAATGTTCCTGCGTCAATCTCGAGGCTTCTGTAACAATTGAGATGGCTCTGTGTGTTTATCAGGTGATTCAATTAACCCTAAAGCTGCAGAAGCGCTCAATCAGGTCGCCTTGCCTGTGGTGCCTTATGACACCTGTAACAGGATGGATTACTGGTGGTTCCAGGTCAAGACCTCCATGATCTGCTGCGGTTATACCCTGCCTGATGAGCTCAAGTCTGTTTGTCAGGTAAAAGAACTACAAGAGGTGCTATATTGCGGCCATAAATTTAGGTTTATCTTAACAGTAAACTGGTCTGGTCGGATAACGCTCAATTTCTGTACAAGAAGGGCTAAAGACTCCATCTGTTGGGTAGGCTGACGTCTTTTGGTCAGCATTGCTGGTGAGATGGCAGCACAGAGAGAAACTGGAAACTACTTAATGGACTGGGGAAGAGGGCCAGCTCTTTCCTGTTCAGTCCCCTAGACTCCATAGATGAGGTGGgtgagaggaggatgttagccAAGCTAATGTCCGTTACGGACAACACCTctcaccccctgcatgagactgtggaGTAGTAGTAGTGGTAGTATAAATAACTTTGGATTTAATTACTCTTGATAGTGTGGCTTTGATTTCACTTTCCCTTCTGACTCTTGTCAGGTTCTAACAGGTGAATTTCCCCAGTGTGGGACTAAATAAAGTTATCTTATCTCATCTTATCTCACctttgtgttttaatgttgtgactCTTGACAGGGGGATTCAGGTGGACCCCTGGTTTGCCAGGATAAAGCTGGCGATCCATGGGAAGTTCATGGCATAACTAGCTTTGGCCCTATTGGATGCATTATGGATAAGAAGCCTTCTGTGTTCACCCGCTCTTCTGCCTACATCCCGTGGATAACAAATGTCATCCGCCGAGACCTCTACAATGAGCACAGTATGAATCCAGCTCTTTAAACATATTTAGTTTCCCCACTGTGACAATATGTGACAAAGTCATAGTGTAATGCcggttttctctctctgtcttccctATGTAGCATCTGGCTGTGGGGGACCAAAGGAGTTGACTGGTACTGGTGGCACTCTGTCCTCTATGGGTTACCCTGGCACCTACAGCAACACAGCCCAGTGCCAATGGAACATTCAAGTGCCTGAAGGCAAATCGGTCCACCTCCATTTCCACAATTTCTCTCTGGAGGAGAGTGATTTGTGCCTAAATGACAAAGTCAGACTCTCAGacaaaacaggaagtctgggtaTGTGAGGATTTGCCTTCTTTCCATGTTAGATACCAGCGCAGACATTTCAGCACAGTCAGTGCAGCCTCTTGTTGTTGTGACACAATGACACAGTGATGCAAAGTTTGATAATTTGTGATGTCAGGATAAAATCTAAAATTTGTCaggctgaaaaaaatgaaacatctgCATAGCATGCATGGCAGAAGCCCAAAGTAGACAAATAAATCTCTACACAAGTAGTTTTAATATGAAATGAACTCTTAGGATAGACCCTCTAACACATTTTCATATTACCTCAGGTACCTACTGCAGTCACGTGCCTCCTGCAGACATGGTGAGTGATGGGAATACGCTTCACATCAGCTTCTCCTCCAACGACAAAGTGGTTGACTCAGGCTTCACTGCCACCTGGAGGGCAGTGGACCCTACAGAGGGTAAGAAAATATAGGACCATGAGGGAAAATTAAAAAAGTATAAAGCATTAAATATCTAATTttcataatatttttaaatcttcTCCTTTACTCTTTTCAAACTCTATTCCCTTCCctcctgtttcttcttcttgtacTTCAGTTCCATGTGGAGGGACTTTCAGCAGTGATCAGGGTGAAATTACTTCTCCTAACTGGCCTAATGACTACCAAACCCAGACTGTCTGCACGTGGCGCATCAACATTCCTTCATCAAGAATTATTCATGTAGCCTTCACTCACTTTGAGCTGCAAGCTGTAAACCTGTTAGGAAATTGTGTGGACTATGTGGAGGTCATCAATGGTGAAACGATGGCATCACTCGGTGGGTCTCCGAACTTTAAATGCCGTCCACAATTTATGTCTCAGGTCACATAACGCACAATGGTGGAAAACTATAATTTATTCTCCCCTATTCTGCAGGTCGATTCTGCGGCTTTGCCCCTCCACCCCTCATCAGCATCCCTAGCAACACAGTCGTCATCCGCTTCCTTAGTAACGGAGCCAGCCAAGAGAAGGGTTTCCGTGGTTACTGGACTACTGACACCAGTATCTTCCCAACTCTACCACCTCTCCCTAGTAATCGATGGGACAACATCACCATCAGTGAGTGTAGACATGCACTGTAAAAAACTGCTATAAAGATACTTTAAAGGTACAGTCAGCCATGGTTTTTTaggttatttaataaaaaaataataatactttaCTCATAGATTTACATTTATTAGTCTGTAATTGCATTTTGCAACAATTAATGCGTTGTGATAAATTTtgaatttatcattaaaaatacatagtGTTAATTGGTTTGTGGAAGCTACCATGTTGCCCCGCCATCTTGAATATAATGGCCAAGACAGATCGTCTTTAAGCTAATGACATATATTTATAGGGCTAGATACTAGCCACATAGTAATACACCAAAGTCACAGAAGTAAGGAACTTGTAGGCCTTTATGTGAAATGGAggcaaattttatttatatcttaaGATATGAAGGATCTGAGAATAGGCCCCCttcaccaaagaagaagaaaaacgcTAAGGAAAGACACATTACCAGCGTCTTAATAAAATGTCCTCCTAACATCAAGGCTCATCTCCTAAACTGAAGTCAAGGCTCTAACACCTGAATTGTGCATAAacatgctctttttttcttgatgTTATTGCAATTACTTATTGTCTGCAGATTAAACATGCAGCAGTCTCTGGACAGCCAACAAGAGGCAGCTAGACAGCAGCTGGTTTTAAGCTAACATTATACCAGCTAATGTTAGGCTCGAGTatcctaaaaatcacacttttacTTCAATATTTTAATTACATTCTCAAATTGTATGAGAGTTCTTTTTTCTATATATTTAGTCCAAGAAATATAAGATccacttcaaagaaagtttTACTAAACCAGTATCTAGCAACAGCTAACaaaggctaacagcagctaacagatgCTAATAGTAACTAACAAAGCCAAAAACAGCAGTGCTTATtgacagaaaagttcaggataTCCTCAGAAAGTCACCTCAGTATCGCTGTCATTAACAGAATTGAGTTTCACTTGCTTGTTTACTTATATCTGACTCTTTTCACAAAGTTTGACAGCCTCATCCAGCGTAAACAGATATGGACACATTGAATGGCAGTCACTGTAGCTAGGATTATGATTGAATTGAGAGTTAACTGCAACTCGAGCTTTTGCAAACTGTAATGTtatatttgtgctgttctttgcAAATACAGGTAAATACTGTAAATACTGATACACATAACAATCTGAACCTACTGAAAATTTCTTACcaatttatttgtgtatttggtgcaaatataaatgaatacaaatgtTTCAAGTTCAAATTCAAGTTCAAATCATTAATTTACATCTTGTAATTTCAGTTTACAGACTAAACATTGTGGTGTTAAGGTTTAGACCTGCAAGGTTTGGCATCACTTTGAACGAGACTCCTGCAGCTGTCAATCACATCTGCCTAGTTCACCTTCAGAGTGGTTGTTGGACAAACGTTgaaaacagcagcagttttatgCCTGTCTGGCACAAGACGTAGGCGAATTGTGACACAGCTGATATCTTGTCATAGTTCACCAAAATACAGATACTGACACAAGCCTCGGATTGTTAGGGCGTGCAGTTATATTTCACAGTTAAAAACAGTATAATGGTAACCAAGCTGACAGTATTACTCTGTAATGCTTAAATTTACTgtgtcataaatattttttactgtaagaAAAACTCCTGTTGTAGTTTAAAGAAGCTATGCTGCTGGTTAATCAAGCACCCAGTACTACTGTACCTCCTTTATTCTCTACTCtacttaaaatatatttactgtATGACTGGTATAGATATTAACTGAAATGGTGCACTTTCTTTTCCCAGTCTGGCCAGAAAATTGTGGAAACCCAGAGGTGAAACCCAGCAGAGCCACTGTGAGAGTTGTAAATGGTGTAGAGGCGATCCCCCACTCCTGGCCCTGGCAAGTCTCTATGCAGGTACTGTCAGCTCCTGTTCTGCCTGACAGTCAGTGACAGAGCAGATCTTTTCTTCTATAAATATTCATGTCTCTCTTTTTTAGGCTTCACCGTTCTCTCCTATACCTTACATGCATGGCTGTGGAGGCTCTTTGATTCATGAAGAATGGATCCTGACTGCTGCTCACTGTTTCATGTTGTAAGATATAACTACAAAACTATCTCAATTATAGGAATTTAAATAGCACACAGTTTTTGAAAGTGATTATACCTGATAAATCTGAAGTTACAGTGCATCAAATGAAAGTGTAAAGAAATGTGAGATATCACCTGAATCTGTATCTTCCCTCAGCTTTATAGCTCTCGTTATAATGAGTTTAACCCTTACATACAGTTCTGTGAGCATCTTTCACTTGATTTCCAGCCCACTGAATGTACCCTCCTTCTGGCGCATGTGCCTGGGGAAGCACCACATGAACTCCTCCATGGACATTCCCTCAGCTGAGGAATGCTACAAGGTGGATACCGTCATTCGCCACGAGGGATTTGTCTACGAGCAGGATCCCAATGACATCACCAACGACATAGCCCTGGTACACTTGGCCAAACCTGTCAATATGACAAGAGAGATCAGCCCCATCTGCTTGCCGAAACCCGGGGTCGTGATGCCTGCTGGGACACCGTGCTTTGTCACCGGCTGGGGAGATGAGAAGGGTAAAAGCAGTCACGCATTTCCAATCCTCCTTCGGTCTGTACTCTTACTATAAAATTAGGAACATCCTGTCTCAGTGATGCTGAGAAACTAGtcataaaaaacacaacagaaagaaaagaaagaaataacaactttcaattgtccaattacttttgagcctctgaaaatacGGGATAACTTATAAAAGTGGCTGTAGTTCATAAACAGAtaatgcaatacttttgttaaacccctGGAATTAAAGCTGAACGTTTACTCTTCAATTacatcttgattgtttgattttaaatccactgtgataGTCTACAAAGCCAAATCTACACTAAATTGAGTCTATGCCCAGAAACTTCAGGCTGGATCAGTGACCCTGAGCTATTCTTACttatgctgctataggctcAGGCTGCTCAGGACTTCCTATTTAATTTCCAATCCCCACTATTATTGCATGCGATGAACTTTTGTCTACTTTCTTCCGTATTCATTTTTTATGATGTTTGTTGTTCCTGGTCTCTGTATGATCCTGTTTCCTCATTACtgcctccctgagcctggttcagcTGGAGGTCCCCTGCTGTTAAAAGAAGGGGATACACACATAAAACCCCACTTTTTGGCATCCAGCAGTAGTGATGACTTTAGATTTAGTGATAcaagatgtaaaacaaaattattagtgtaaacatgtttgtgttattttctgCAATTTCTATgatgtaaacattttaatttgttcTTCTTATATTTAGGTAACCTGTTCCCCAAAGTGGCTGAGAAGCTTAATCAGGCAGCGCTGCCTGTCATCGACTTCGAAACCTGCAGTAAGCCTGCTTACTGGTGGGACACCCTCAGGCCCTCCATGATCTGTGCCGGCTACGAGTCCCCAGATGAGCTCAAGTCAGCCTGTCAGGTTTGATGGCACATTTAGAAAAGAGTATTTGCCTGAATTAAGGATGCGCTGACGTTTGGACAATATATCGATGCATCCATCATCTAAGTGGACACACTGAAAGTTGTTAGGAGACGATGAGACTGTTGttctgttatttaaaaacattacGTAAGCATGCCGGCCTCTCTTCGTCTTTTATGCAGCTCCCTGAAAACGGTTTTGTTTGCGGTCATTCAGCCTTGATCTCAATGGCTGCTGCCCAGTTTGCAGGCGTAATTAGACAGAAGAACACAGAAACATTATTCGCCTGCCTTAATTGAGCAGCTGCTAGAAATGCAGCAATGTGAAAAACGGGAAGTTTTACAATTTAGGAGGTTCATAAAGCACGATTCTGACATTTGCCTCATGAATACTTTGTCAGGCTGTTAATAAAGACTGACTTCTACAAATTCAAGGTCACGGAGACGATTTACAGCAGCTGCCAAAATCTAATGTCCTGCCATGCATCATAAGTAGATCTTTCCTGATTTCTTTGTCCCGCTGTCTCCTGGTAGGGTGACTCCGGCGGTCCTCTCGCCTGCACAGCTGCCCCTGCTGCTGGAGGAACAAGCACAACCTGGGAGGTACATGGCATCGTCAGCTTTGGACCTCAGGGCTGCATCAGAGACAAGAAACCATCAGTGTTTACCCGCGTTTCCGCCTTCAGTGATTGGATCGACAGCAACATCAAGAAGTATATTTATGAAAGCGGAAAAGCTTTTTAAAGCTGACATCTTTAGGTAGAGATTATTCCATGTTTAGAttgaatttttttctctttaaaaccCCCTGAATGTAACAAATGCTGACCTGCAGCACAAAGCTACAATGCATCTTGCCTTGCGTCCCGTAAAATAATTTAGCAAATACCATATTGCTTGTACGTTTCTACATATTAAACACTGCTGAACATTTTAAGCAAATTATATTTAAGTAAATATTTGTAAAATAATGTATACATATATcgtgtataaataaaaaatgcatatCTATAAAGCTTGCAGTTACTGTTTCCTTTTACTTTATAGTTCTGTGTtcaaaatgaatattttaactgtaataaaaagtgtagtgttaaaaaaaaaatcaaggttaATAACAATTAATGGTCATTTTATATAACTATAATAACTATGTATATAATATAATTTGCCAGTGACTGTCttgttgtgttttaatgtcTTTCTGACCAGCTGTTTATCTGTTATATTCAGTCCACAGCCATacgtaaaaaagaaataaaagtttGGTTTAAATTTTAGATACTGCAAATAATAGACCTTTACAAAAATCACCGTCTGTCTGATTAAACTATATGAAGCTCTGAAGCCATTTCCTTCTTTTGTGTGTACTTTAATACAGCGTCGAGTAAAACATTACTTTATTTCTCTTCCAGTCACTGATTAGCTCTGTTCTCTGGCAGATGAATGTTGCAGCACATATTTAAAGTTTTAGGGGTTTTAACCCCCCCTTGATCACATGACCAGGCCTCTGAGCCAATGGAAAAACTCGGCTCAGATTTCAGCCTAGGAGAAGGAGACGAGGGGGGAATgaagagggaggaagagagaaagagacaagcTCTAATCTGTGCTCATGGTTTGCCGGTAGTGACAGGACTTCCTCAGACTTCCCCCCCCCCGGTTGGATTACATGTGTTTTTTAGAGTATCTGAATGGCTCAGAGTGAGGCGCAAAAGATTCCCAGCCCTGGGAAAAGTCTAAGAGTGTGTCCTGGAAAAGAGTGAGGAGCGGAGGAGGGAAGCCAGCTGTACTTTTTCTCCTCATCTTCCCCCGGAGTGCCGGCGTTTTTTCTGTGGGAGAATGGGGGCAGGAGCTATGACCATCTGTGTGAGTAGAACTACAAAGCTTGAGTTGACTTCCTAATCGACCTGTGATTAAGAGCTGAAGAACATATAACGGGACTGTTCTGCTCAGTGTCTGTCTACAAACTCATTTGTGATGGGGTGTGTTGTCTCTTTAAAATGTCCCGGAGGGACAAATATTCCTTTCCTTAAGTAAATCTTAACTTTCCCTTCCTCAGCTAGCTTATTACCAAAAAGCCATGACTCATAGGGCTGTAATGACCAATCTACTTGAAAATACTTCCTCTTACTGTAGGTCAACAGTAAATTTATTCTAGCATCTTTAAACAACAACTGTAAAAACCAGAAACActgtatgttttatattttcagtCAACACCAGCAATTTTTTCCAAGCATGTGATCACTTCCAGAAATTTTGCCCAATGGAAATAAGAGTTGTTACAAAAGCACTGCACTGGcatattctattttattttaatgtttttcttcttgcaGTAACTTTGAGCTCTGCAGCTGTTGCTTCAGGGTTCCTGTGGTGCTTTTGCTGCCAGTTGCTTCAATGGCCACCCACAcagggaaggagggagggacaagggaggtgggggggtggaggaaaagaagggaacATGCTTGGGCTTGCTATCCCCTTCATGAGCAAGTAGAAGACAAGCTAGATCAGGGTTGGAAAGTCATTTCGCATTGTGGGCCACATCTTAAGTTGGCAGGATGCGTGTAAAGTCATTGTAAAGTAgtttaactgcacatttaatcccCTCAGTATAAGAAAATTGCAGTTCCAACCGTACATCCCACATGATGAAGAAGTGCTGCTGTAGTTAATGAAAGAAATCCATCAGCACAACTTTTTgggcttaaattgtaagaaattaGTGTGTAAAATTATGGAAAAATGTCTTGTAATCAATTGCCCAAACCGCTCTGTAATTATAAAACTGAAAGTTTTCATTAATTCACAAAAAAtgtcctgttttatttatttattttactgtggaGTATGGTGTAGTATGAATTACTGTGAGGGAGTCTTTGTCAGCACGACGGGCTGTAAAATTTATGAAACTTAAGTTAAAAGTGCAACATTTTTGACCTTCTTCACATTTTCTGAAGCCTTCCAGTGGGCCGGATTGGGGTCTGCTAGGCCGATTCTGGACCCCGGACCTTAAGTTTGACACCCCTATGCTAGATGGGTTATACTGTTAGCAGTTTATTTACAGGACAATGCTTTTAAAAGAGTTCGCTCACCCAAAGTGTCGAAACCAAAGGATTCCCGCAGTAAGTGTTTGAGACATTCTGAAGCAAGGGGAAACAATTCCTTCCCTCAGGTCCTTGTCAATAAGTTTCCTTTTCACTGTCAGATGTTGAAGtgtgaaaatatcttaaaaacaGGGGAGGGGACGAGCATCTTTGGCTGAATCCCAGCAACAATGGAGGCGATTGTGTTTGCATTAAAATTTCTGAGGGTgaacttaacaaaaaaacccaaaacctgCTATAAAAACTTTCATCTCAGTGTTTACCTGCTGTGTGAATTCAGAAGCAAGACTGCAATTCATTTGTATCTGCCATGATGATGATAGTAAAGGAAGATTTAGTGGGACATCTGCTCCGTTGGGCCCCTTACAGTCAGTCTCACAGTCAGACTTAGCTCAGACCAGCTTAACTCCTTAACACCTGCAGCAGTAGTAGCACAGGAGCCCAGACTGTAACTCTGAGAGGTCCAACTATGGCCACATAAACTCAATTATATACATAAACAATCATTTGTGCAAGCAGAAAATCTAAAGATTAATGAAGA
This sequence is a window from Oreochromis niloticus isolate F11D_XX linkage group LG6, O_niloticus_UMD_NMBU, whole genome shotgun sequence. Protein-coding genes within it:
- the zgc:154142 gene encoding ovochymase-2 encodes the protein MDVEKGHGRSRGMSTLETCLIFIFVAMTGACIGLVVIYFVDKANSETEGLTLGCGAPQELSGESGTFTSANYPSSYDSGQSCAWHITVDPEKVIHLWFEEFTLEDTQLCTADFITLQDSVGVIGKYCGYNKPNPVVSLTNQLTVYFDTNDRKTDRGFKAHYKAVAPQLTSEIAGAGGFLQGDQGNLMTPGFPEQNYPNGALYQWRITVPEGETVRLTFTSFDLVPEACGDFVQVYDYNQASPQLAGKLCGGTMPTPLEISSNTMVVRFKSDNSLTSKGFSATYTKSSLPPVVVTTTTTTTTAPTTQTLPPATTSGPGGPVILDGRKGDLQSSGFPNPYPAHLNNSWEISVSKGFLVKLEITDLAITGETGMCKEDKLIISDKYSTLGTHCGYILPPVVVSASDTISVTFQSDSRLTDRGFSAKWEAVYPEDITEILGCGFSSKEETGVIKSQDWPMNYKPNTECMWNIDVPSGKKITLTFTHFDLEAKDALTSTCYDNIMVYDINGLTSALIQSYGQFCGTTLPDPIQTNGNRLLIRFHTDLLTEAKGFRAYWTTNPSLPAPTEPPVQPNPWDNIIIDWPSTCGKPAIPPAVVSRIVNGEPATPHSWPWQVSMQVWPASQPEPTFSHTCGGTLIHKNWVLTAAHCFIRYADELERWRMCLGKHNLTYTEPSERCFGISGIYRHEGFKYPTVPSVEFDIALVRLDGEVTPTDEISFACLPSEEEALPEGKKCYATGWGDETGDSINPKAAEALNQVALPVVPYDTCNRMDYWWFQVKTSMICCGYTLPDELKSVCQGDSGGPLVCQDKAGDPWEVHGITSFGPIGCIMDKKPSVFTRSSAYIPWITNVIRRDLYNEHTSGCGGPKELTGTGGTLSSMGYPGTYSNTAQCQWNIQVPEGKSVHLHFHNFSLEESDLCLNDKVRLSDKTGSLGTYCSHVPPADMVSDGNTLHISFSSNDKVVDSGFTATWRAVDPTEVPCGGTFSSDQGEITSPNWPNDYQTQTVCTWRINIPSSRIIHVAFTHFELQAVNLLGNCVDYVEVINGETMASLGRFCGFAPPPLISIPSNTVVIRFLSNGASQEKGFRGYWTTDTSIFPTLPPLPSNRWDNITIIWPENCGNPEVKPSRATVRVVNGVEAIPHSWPWQVSMQASPFSPIPYMHGCGGSLIHEEWILTAAHCFMFPLNVPSFWRMCLGKHHMNSSMDIPSAEECYKVDTVIRHEGFVYEQDPNDITNDIALVHLAKPVNMTREISPICLPKPGVVMPAGTPCFVTGWGDEKGNLFPKVAEKLNQAALPVIDFETCSKPAYWWDTLRPSMICAGYESPDELKSACQGDSGGPLACTAAPAAGGTSTTWEVHGIVSFGPQGCIRDKKPSVFTRVSAFSDWIDSNIKKYIYESGKAF